A DNA window from Bradyrhizobium sp. CCBAU 53421 contains the following coding sequences:
- a CDS encoding VOC family protein, translating into MLDHIGFSVSDYERAKAFYQTALAPLGYGLIMEVPAEVTGHAPAAGFGADGKPDFWIGGEGAMNKPVHIAVVAKDRATVDAFYKAAMAAGGRDNGAPGIRAHYHPNYYGAFVLDPDGHNIEAVCHTPG; encoded by the coding sequence ATGCTCGACCATATCGGCTTTTCGGTATCCGACTATGAACGCGCGAAGGCGTTCTACCAGACGGCGCTGGCGCCGCTCGGCTATGGCCTGATCATGGAGGTGCCCGCTGAAGTCACCGGGCACGCGCCTGCGGCGGGCTTCGGCGCCGACGGCAAGCCGGATTTCTGGATCGGCGGCGAGGGCGCGATGAACAAGCCGGTGCATATCGCGGTAGTGGCCAAGGACCGCGCCACCGTCGACGCTTTCTACAAGGCTGCGATGGCAGCCGGCGGCCGCGACAACGGCGCGCCCGGCATTCGCGCGCATTATCATCCGAATTATTACGGCGCGTTCGTGCTCGATCCCGACGGCCACAACATCGAGGCGGTCTGCCACACGCCCGGATAA
- a CDS encoding FkbM family methyltransferase, with protein MHAALLTRPCVIPSNDISPAPFGALAPNAAQAAIIRLAHASGLKRGAFRPWLSRLVNLFGSGPLDVTYQGASFRFYHQQSATERGALFNPDYNLEELTFLRAHVGAGGTFVDLGANVGTYALALARDVGPGGKVIAIEPHPVTHARLKFNTEASGFPQVRLVAAAAGPTDGELMIETDGDNLGASHIVTGTPTGKAYKVPSLRLQRILEEAGASKVDALKIDVEGFEDRVLTGFFRDAPERLWPRAVVIEHLSKDEWTDDCIADMHTRGYVDQGRTRSNTLLVRG; from the coding sequence ATGCATGCCGCGCTTTTGACGAGGCCATGCGTGATCCCCAGCAACGACATATCGCCGGCGCCGTTCGGCGCCCTGGCGCCCAATGCGGCGCAGGCCGCCATCATCCGGCTTGCGCATGCTAGCGGATTGAAGCGCGGCGCGTTCCGGCCCTGGCTGTCGCGGCTGGTCAATCTGTTCGGTTCGGGACCACTTGATGTGACCTATCAGGGCGCATCGTTCCGCTTCTATCATCAGCAAAGCGCGACCGAGCGCGGCGCGCTGTTCAATCCCGATTACAACCTTGAAGAACTCACGTTCCTGCGGGCGCATGTCGGCGCGGGTGGCACTTTCGTCGATCTCGGCGCCAATGTCGGCACCTATGCGCTGGCGCTGGCGCGCGATGTCGGGCCCGGTGGCAAGGTGATCGCGATCGAGCCGCATCCGGTGACGCATGCGCGGCTCAAATTCAACACCGAGGCCTCCGGCTTTCCGCAGGTGCGCCTAGTTGCGGCGGCCGCTGGCCCGACCGATGGCGAACTGATGATCGAGACCGACGGCGACAATCTCGGCGCCAGCCACATCGTCACCGGCACGCCCACCGGCAAGGCGTACAAGGTGCCCTCTCTGCGGCTGCAGCGCATTCTCGAGGAGGCCGGTGCGAGCAAGGTCGATGCGCTGAAGATCGACGTCGAGGGATTCGAGGACCGCGTGCTCACCGGCTTCTTCCGCGACGCGCCGGAACGCTTGTGGCCCCGCGCGGTCGTGATCGAGCATCTGTCAAAGGACGAATGGACCGACGACTGCATTGCGGACATGCACACGCGTGGTTACGTCGATCAGGGTCGGACGCGGAGCAACACGCTGCTTGTGCGCGGTTGA